One segment of Sander vitreus isolate 19-12246 chromosome 20, sanVit1, whole genome shotgun sequence DNA contains the following:
- the plppr3a gene encoding LOW QUALITY PROTEIN: phospholipid phosphatase-related protein type 3a (The sequence of the model RefSeq protein was modified relative to this genomic sequence to represent the inferred CDS: inserted 1 base in 1 codon; substituted 1 base at 1 genomic stop codon) encodes MTSPKNKAKKKPPKDSMTLLPCFYFVELPIVLSSLVSLYFLELTDVLSPAMVGFRCHDRDLSMPYVETGDELIPLLMLLSLAFAGPAASIMMGEGLMYCLQSKLKTCPKSESSINAGGCSFNSFLRRTVRFVGVHVFGLLATALVTDVIQLATGYHAPFFLTVCQPNYTALGVSCDNNAYITRDICMGKDQYAIMSARKTFPSQHATLSGFAAVYISMYLNASISCTTKLLKPLLVFAYCMAAGLAGLTQITQHRSHPIDVYVGYVIGAGIGVYLAVYAVGNFKASDEDAPSLQRLTPAQQKDGLRVLSQRSHDSLYRKTPRVSESREELGAGLGSGARSKLRREKASLASLKRASADVELLATRGPMGKETMVTFSNTLPRVANGNSPISPSDELPTTQRHMTFHVPFDPQRSRQLVSEWRQRSMEVRSQSSRDEEEGMDGRDGGDEGAAAGEGEQEMPSSLYPTVQANKGTATPTGARMVVAPPLVHIPEEASRPPPVSPKSAKTRAKWLSLTEGGVKEPGTGPIAVSTPRVPNTQPNQPPSQQRVTQVIAMSKQQGHGVSSSTKASEGGSSSGGGSNCSESPYYRIPSDRDSCTGSNPGSIAGSGSIVTIDAHAPHHPVVRVSATNGKPWEWRNTISGNMMAADTTGDQHRVALQRQDNVNHYRDYRTLPVKTDSLCSSSASVSVEGGPDLPPPPLPTCSSPLPPPPQLSSPLPPPPPHSSPSPLPPPPHPSSSPMLPPFPHPASSHMPPPPHLSSQMPPPPLPSSSQMPPPPHPXILLSNAPASTSILFPFAATASPLILHASTSPPVLLQHASPSSPSXLTDGWPQPGVVPLLHPASSALCLRPQPC; translated from the exons ATGACATCCCCCAAAAACAAAGCCAAGAAGAAACCACCCAAAGACAGCATGACGCTGCtgccatgcttttattttgtagag CTCCCAATCGTCCTGTCCTCCTTGGTGTCCCTGTACTTCCTGGAACTGACAGATGTGTTGTCCCCGGCAATGGTGGGCTTCCGTTGCCATGACCGTGACCTCTCCATGCCGTACGTGGAGACGGGGGATGAGCTCATCCCTCTGCTGATGCTGCTGAGTTTGGCCTTCGCTGGTCCTGCAGCGTCC aTTATGATGGGGGAGGGCCTGATGTACTGTTTGCAGTCCAAACTGAAGACATGTCCCAAGTCGGAGAGTAGCATCAATGCTGGAGGCTGCAGCTTCAACTCCTTCCTACGCAGAACCGTGCGCTTCGTCG GTGTTCATGTATTCGGTCTCCTGGCAACAGCCCTGGTGACAGATGTCATCCAGTTAGCAACTGGTTACCACGCCCCTTTCTTCCTCACCGTCTGCCAGCCCAATTACACGGCCCTGGGAGTCTCATGTGACAACAATGCCTACATCACACGGGACATCTGCATGGGCAAAGACCAGTATGCCATCATGTCAGCGAG GAAAACATTTCCATCCCAGCATGCAACGCTCTCTGGCTTCGCTGCTGTCTATATCTCC ATGTATTTGAATGCCAGCATCAGCTGCACGACCAAGCTGCTGAAGCCTTTGCTGGTGTTTGCTTACTGCATGGCGGCGGGCCTCGCCGGGCTGACGCAGATAACTCAGCACCGCAGTCACCCAATAGACGTCTACGTGGGATACGTCATAGGAGCCGGCATCGGAGTCTACTTG GCTGTGTATGCAGTGGGAAACTTCAAAGCATCAGACGAAGACGCTCCCTCTTTACAGAGACTGACTCCAGCTCAGCAGAAGGATGGCTTGAGGGTGCTGAGCCAGCGGAGTCATGACTCCCTGTACAGGAAGACTCCCAGGGTGtctgagagcagagaggagctggGGGCAGGGCTGGGGTCTGGGGCACGCAGTAAGTTGAGGAGGGAGAAGGCATCCCTGGCCTCCCTCAAACGTGCCAGTGCTGATGTGGAGCTCCTGGCAACCCGGGGTCCAATGGGCAAGGAGACCATGGTAACCTTCAGCAACACCTTGCCCAGAGTCGCAAACGGCAACAGCCCCATCTCCCCCTCAGATGAGCTGCCCACCACGCAGCGTCACATGACTTTCCATGTGCCCTTCGACCCCCAGAGGTCCCGGCAGCTGGTGTCGGAGTGGAGGCAGCGCTCGATGGAGGTCCGCAGCCAGAGCTCACGGGACGAGGAGGAGGGAATGGAcgggagggatggaggagatGAAGGAGCAGCAGCCGGAGAAGGAGAGCAGGAGATGCCTTCCTCTCTTTATCCCACAGTGCAAGCCAACAAGGGCACCGCCACACCGACCGGAGCCAGGATGGTGGTGGCACCCCCACTTGTTCACATCCCTGAGGAGGCCTCCCGGCCGCCGCCTGTCTCCCCCAAGAGTGCCAAAACCCGCGCCAAGTGGCTGTCACTCACTGAGGGAGGGGTGAAGGAGCCGGGAACAGGGCCGATCGCGGTGTCGACACCCCGTGTGCCCAACACGCAGCCCAACCAGCCGCCCAGCCAGCAAAGAGTCACTCAG GTGATAGCCATGTCTAAGCAGCAGGGTCACGGAGTCTCTTCGTCCACCAAGGCGTCAGAAGGTGGATCCTCCTCCGGTGGTGGGTCCAACTGCTCCGAGTCGCCCTATTACAGGATCCCATCTGATCGTGACAGCTGCACTGGGAGCAACCCAGGGAGCATCGCCGGAAGCGGGAGCATCGTCACAATTGACGCTCATGCCCCTCACCACCCAGTGGTGCGTGTGTCGGCCACTAACGGCAAGCCGTGGGAGTGGAGAAACACCATCAGCGGGAACATGATGGCCGCCGACACGACAGGGGACCAACACCGCGTAGCGCTGCAGCGACAGGACAATGTCAATCACTACCGGGACTACCGGACACTCCCAGTGAAAACGGACTCGCTGTGCTCCTCCTCGGCCAGCGTCAGCGTCGAAGGAGGACCGGATCTGcctcccccacccctccccaccTGCTCCTCCCCTCTGCCTCCCCCTCCTCAGCTGTCATCCCCTCTACCGCCACCGCCTCCTCACTCGTCTCCTTCCCCCTTGCCTCCCCCTCCTCATCCGAGTTCCTCTCCAATGCTTCCTCCTTTCCCTCACCCGGCCTCCTCTCACATGCCTCCCCCTCCTCACCTGTCCTCTCAGATGCCCCCACCACCTCTCCCGTCATCCTCCCAAATGCCCCCGCCTCCTCACC TCATCCTCCTGTCAAATGCCCCCGCCTCCACATCCATCCTCTTCCCCTTTGCCGCCACCGCCTCACCCCTCATCCTCCATgcctccacctccccacccgTCCTGCTCCAGCAtgcttccccctcctccccatccTGACTTACTGATGGATGGCCACAGCCAGGCGTTGTCCCGCTCCTCCACCCTGCCTCGTCAGCCCTCTGTCTCCGCCCGCAGCCATGCTGA